In Thunnus albacares chromosome 1, fThuAlb1.1, whole genome shotgun sequence, the DNA window GGTTTTTCAATTTAATGCTTCTGATGTAACTGCTTTGACCTAAAAGACCAGGCAGCACATAGTCTTTGGTTGATGGATACAAGTCTGTGTTCACAAAAGTACAAAtgccatttttaatttttttattttttatgttataaGGGGTTGCCCTCTATCAGAATACACAGATTAAGGTGACAAAAAGCCCAGAAACTCCTATTTCACGTTAGATTTTAGTGCACCTTGGGTATAAATATGCTTGAACCACTAAAAAtgtgctcattaaaaaaaactaatattgAGGTTGAAACCTGCTGTCACTCCATAATTGATTGACAGGCCTTGGCATATATGGGCTAAAACTACAcaattatttcaattaaatctAAAGCAAAAGGTTAGTTTACATCAGGCAGTTAATAGTATagagaaagacaagaaacaaGGGGAGAGGGGTATGACATATTCCAACCTTTATCCATTCAGGTACAGGTATGCCCCCTTACTCCCCAATTAGTATGCATGCACTTGAATGACCTCATTAGTGTTGACGGTTGTGTTTGATATATGCTGTTTGATTTTAATTACCCATGTTAGCAGCATAGCTCTAAGGCTGGAAATGTCAGACTGTCTGTCAGCTGGTCAATAGGTCCTCCACTTTTgtccacactgaaatatctcaacaagtattggatggattgccatgaaagtttgtacagacattaatgGTCCCCACAGGAtcaatcctaatgactttgttgattccttgacttttcctctagcgcctGGCAtgtggttttgaatgaaatgtctcactgttggatggattgcctcAAATTTGGTCCACACATTCAGGATAAAATTAAATGACTATAGTGGTCCACTGACTTTTTATtcagcgccaccatcaggttaaaatttcaatttcaaagagttcacctgactctgcagtgcCCCTTTTTGTTCTGGTTTTCCAGCTCACAACtttcctgttttcactttcacctCTCTCATATCATTATTTTCAGCTACaccaggcagctgttttcaatgacaaaactaaaactagtaaaaattaaatgtgcACTGCCTGTCTTGCACAGAACGGCAGACAAAGAAACTCTCTGcagtagctggtgaacatattgGAACATTTAGCTGTTAAAGAGCCATTTATTTAGCTCAGGTGctggtagagaccaaaacataacacaaagctaaaaggagagagaatattggagAAACAAAACTCCAAATGAATCCTAATGTTGCTCTATGTCAGCTGGATATGTAAACAGGCAATTACTTGCCGACACGTCCACCATATCAACTTTTTAAGATAATAAtgtgtcaatgttgtgtttacaacttgtttcCAGTGCCATGAGTGGCCAAAAAGCATGTATTGTAGGCTTAAAGAACTACTGCTGACATACATTTTCTATAATGGATATTGGTTTGGATTGTAATGGTTAAAATTGCGTTTACACAGCCTGTTCTGGTCCTGCTGGGTGactttaatatactgtaatgcCACCATTCCATCATTCAAAGGATTTGTGTCAGTaattcattacattcatttacatCATAATCTTCTTGGAAGTATACAGATAATAATACgttgtttacattttcacagcTTTAACTACAAATAACAGAGTGCACATTTTCTCAGGAGCCAATATTGTCTCCCACGCCACACTAATTTGACAGTGCTGTAGAAAACCCTTTTTCAATTTGAATTCAAGGAAAAGCATTTGCAGTAGCTTGCAAGATCACATGCGCTTGTAGTGACTGTTAATACTGATTTGATCTCTATATTTCTCTCAGGAAgctcttgtttgtgtttttaaaacatggGGGGGATTTCTTGACAATGCTGCTCATCATCACAAGAGTTTTTCTGCATTAACTCTAATCAAGGTCAAAGTATATTTTGCCACTCAAATCTGTAAATAGCaaatcaaaaattaaataaaatccaatCCTATCCAATAACTAATTACTAATTAGCCTTTCTGCTGATTGGATCTTTTGTTTTCTCCCCATGAGCTGTGTACAGTTTTGTTAATTAGTTATTTTCATCCACTtgttttgtcagtaattttaaACGAATGcaccaaaaaacacagaataaaggctcATTTCACCAGTTACGTTTgttatttcatcatcatctacaagctctaaaaagaaagaaatcctcAGCAGATCTCTAAACATTATTTGTATCAAACTGAGAACAAAGAGGCATCAGCAGCATGTGTGGGATTAATTATATCTGTAACAACTGTTCAACTTAATGTCTGATGATTTTAAGAGGCTCATGGCCCAGACATCGTGCCTGTGACTCATACTGAAATGATGTAACATGGTGTCGTATGCGCATAAGCTAGTCACGTCAAACTAAATGAATGCAAATCAGTCAGTTTGTAtgtaatctctctctctctttctctgtcacccAAACAGGAGCCGCTTGTGTCCGTGATCGACTCACGTTTCGTTTCTGTCAGACTCTTCGCTGGTTGGGTCGTTGCCACTTGCCCCACGTGCAAGCACAGTGCTGCAAAACCTGCAGCCAGCGTTCCCGCTCCAGCAGCACATCTCGCCGCTGAGGTACAACAAAGCAACCACTCCGGGGTCGATCCCAGGTGAACTGCCACGTGTGCCTCATCAACACAGCAGGCACCACTGACTTTGCCGCAGAGCGATGAAatataaatcattattttaagtGAACAATGTGAACCCTTTCCTGATTTCTTCACCTCAACAGATTTATTATGAATCAGTCCTACTCCAAATCGCTGCATGGTTGTGCCAGTGAAATTATTATAAAGGGCTGAAATCCATTGGAAATATAACAAAGCGTAACCCTTCTGTTCTACAAAATGGTGagaatgtaaatatttgtttgcACTTTGTATATTGTAGTTTTGGACATTTTACGAATCCAGGTTTCATTGTAAAAGATACGGTGCTATCCTATCAATGTAGCTGGCTTACTATGGCATTATTACACATGTAGATAAACCACTCATTAACCTTTATGGTTGGTACaatgctttcatttcatttgacagCAGCATAAACTGTACAGATTAAAATAGACAGGTATATAATTCATGATGTGGTTTTAGATATAATGTGGTACAATTGTTGTGAGGCAAAAAATAAGTGGTGCATAAATGCTTCATgtgacatttatatatatatagttgaCTGTTTGCTAACCACCACCCCcattagttactgttgctatggccGTCAAGATTTCTCTTCTAGCAAGGCAAATATGCAGTTCACAATTGTAACATGGCAGATTTACCACtcaaacatttttgaacaatGGGTCACTGATTTAAGACTGTTACTGTTggttttgccaaaaaaaaaacaaaaaaaaaaacataatcacaacagaagttacctcagggcacttttcacatagagcagttctaaaccatactctttaatttacagaccCAACgttccccccatgagcaagcacttggctaGAACGGCAAGGAAAATCTCCCcattaatgggaagaaacctcaagcagaaccaggctctaggtgggcagccatccGCGtcgactggttgggttgagaaagaaagagggagggagagaggggagagagagacacagagaagcacagcaacaacaataataacaataataataatggaaatAAGACTAATAATAATTGTGGTagcagtgggaaaaaaatactactaataatagtAGCAGTGGTGGGCGTCAAGTTGGACAGCAGTCGGTCTGCAGACTATCTCCTccgagatgagaaagcacaaaccTCCTGGGAAAATGCCAAGGAACATACATTAATGGTGCATAATCgcgtacagatggagaggaggagaaaggagatgGGGGAAGTCCCTTGGCAGTCTAGGCCTTTAGCaacataactaagggctggtccaaggcaagcctgggcCAGgcctaactataagctttatcaaaaaggaaggttttaagcctactctttaacatagagagggtgtctgcctcccagacccaaactggaagatggttccacaggagaggagcctgatagctgaaggctttaactcccattctacttttggagactctattctgggagtgcagtgttctagtgggataatagggtactatgagctctttaagatatgatggtgcctgactaTTAAGAGCTTTGTAAGTGAGGAGAAGGactttaaattctattctgatGAGGATGTAATATCTCAGGTAACAAGTTCGGCTAGGTTTGCCGGAGTTCCCCCAAATCCGATAAAAAGCACGACCAAAACGCTAATGTTGTAACATCATCCAGACCAGCTCCCACACTGTGGATGTGATAGTTATGagagggatttttttgttttaatttaacctGTAACCTCACAAAATTATGTAGCTGTCTAATGATATGCTAACTCTTAGCCTTGGAAGTAACATTGGGTTAGGTTACTACCATAGATAAGTATAATTAGCCGGATATGCCAATGTTTTGCAACTTACATTagagcagaaaaacacgtttgttcttgtttctttgGTTTTGGAACGATTTAAAAAGGACACCACCCTTAAAACTCATCAAAAAGCATGCATAGATACATTTGCTACAGTAACCTGTGATCGGACAATCACAGCCCAGGGGAGGGGTTTAGCAAACAATCATTTGGAACGTTTAATGTCCACAGTAGCTTTTAAAAAGCCATTTGAAGTAGTTTCATCAGTCACACTTGTGCAGTGTCACACATTGGCTCCaccacacacatttttaaaaatcacagagcaaaatgtaaatgtgaaaagtgGAGCCGCAGGAAATATTTGGTGCTAGAGGCCACACAGGCTCCAGACATTTCGGGTCAGGTATTGGCAGGCCCAGTGCCTTATCTACTTGAATATTTGGATAATTTGATGTCATTATTTGTAATAACCACTTGATTTAAATATCAGTCAAATTCATTGAAGAGCTATTCTGTGTTGTTAAAATAGATGGAATCATTAGAATAACGTCAGTGTTGTATCACAGTAGTTAAGTGAGTTGTATTAAGGAATTaggtatatacagtattttatatttttgcaacTGTGGGTTGTAATTGCTATTTACTTCTTATTTTTGAGGAcatgtacatttactgacacattttgtcttttctgcTCGTTCCTGCTTACAGAACTGTTGTTAGCACTGACACATGTAGGCTGTCTTTTATTTCAGCAGGGATTAAAAAGCTTGTCAGTGCAGCCCAGGCAGCTGCAATGCCATCATAGCCTCCTCTATTTCTTTAAGCTGTTTAATGTCTGAGGTAGAGAAAACAATTCTGTGGAAAAGTTTTTtgctatattaaataaaaaaaacccaattcTTTcagcagaagaggaaaaaaatcaacagtgtgtcttttgtacaataaaatactgtaaactgaaataaatttcCTATAGATTATCTAATAAACAGAGCTGTTGAAGCAGTACTGCAGCTAAAAACAAGTATTTCTTTGCTGGAGCAGAGTGTTAAGATGACTCTTGAGTTGTGGTTTTGCAGATGTAAGATATTTCAACTAAATCTCAAATGTTGCATAACTTTTTGTTGATGTGCATGTTTTCCTTAGGCAGCAATTACAGTTGGAGTATAATTACATCTCACGCAGTCAGTCAGTGCAGttataatttacttttttaaaaatgtacagtatatacataatGGGCTATCAGTggcagcaaaacaaaatgtgccTAGAAgtacaagttgttgttttttttagtggaTAAGTTTTAAGGTGGATTTCTTTTACAGGTGCTGGGAATAAACAATTCAGGTAATGTTCATACGCTGCCTTGTTCAATTTGATATCTCAAATTCATTAAAAATTGTCCTAAAATTATTCAACTGATCATTTTCCAATCCCTGCTCTCTGTTACTGATGCTACATCAGTTAAGCTCTGAACTGTAACATGGCAAATGTTTACAGTGAGTTGTCGGTCGAAATTGCCAAAAAATGATTTCATGCAGTAGAAGTAGACAAAAGCAgtcatgttttcagtcatcGACAACTGATTTTGCTGGCTGAAATGACAACGGTCAAGATAACGGTCACACTCTGCCTACATcttactttttaatgtttccagctggCCCCGCTAAAAGACACATCTAATGGCCCCACATACATTATCATGCCAACTTAGTGCAATGATAATGCAAGAAAGGCCCGAAGCTAAAGCTGCATGTCCCATGCAAAAAGTCAGCATCCTCCTCAATTGATGATCCATGTAGATATTTTTCCCTTTTACAtgtgctttttatgtttttggttttgaaaagGCAAAAAATTGACCAACCGGTGCTGCATGCACAACACTTCAGCACAATAAGAATACTCCAAAGAACGACACACCTGCCATGCCGCCTCACAGTTGCTAAACTAATTGGACAATCAGGGAGAGGTTTAGTGAAGCGTCAAGAATATTTGTAATTGACTGATGTGGGAATTCATGGTTATGCAACCCTTAAACTTCCGAccgtatttttttttttttctcaatttagttttttaaacttttgtacATTTGATTATTATACTGGTTTCCAAGCACAAACTGAAGACTGTAGCCAAGTGGCTAATATGTTGCTTACCTGCCCGTATGTACAGTAGCCCTTCAATAGAAATGACTCTATAGCAGTATTTATCGGAGCAGTCAGTTGGCTGACTTCCATCTCATAACAAAATGCCATTGTAAACTCCATTTAAATGAACTGTTAATACAACAATTACATGTTTTAGGGGAAATGTTATCCATTTATTAATCAGTAATGTGTTATCACATATGGATATTTATCTACTGTGCTTTATACtactaaataaaatgtgtgaaaacagacattttatagcAGTGGTCTttgtaagaaaagaaaaaaaaatgcaaaatacaacTCACTTACAaagttaataaatgtaaatgtcagaGAATTATTCATGAGGGACTCATAATGACAGAAGAGCTGACAACCTAAAACAGATCACCGAGGgcttaaaaataacatttccaACAGTGAAAGTCAGTATGTTCATTTCAAATCCACAGGTCATGTCACACaaccaaatgaaaataaaagtcaaCAAAACTTCAATTGCATTTTAACACTGATGTGAGTAAAATTGACAATGACACATGAAGAGAAACTACATCATTGCAGCATTGAAATACTGCGCACGAGCATGCAGAGGAACacacaaaatatcaaatgttaCATTCACTTCAGAATAATTTGTTACGGTGAATAGTCAGGCGTGTCAAAAGGTGTACCGAGAGAAAACTGacttgttaaatgtgaaattaaatcACTTGTACTGCATTTAATGGGATAAAATAGAAGATTTAAAAAAGTGTCCTGAGATTCTAACAGTTTTTAAATTGACTCTGGATGCGCAGATTTGTTGCAGGGAACCACCAATCTCAGCATTGGGTAGAATTAATGCAGCATGTCAGTACCAGGTTAGGTGTATGTAAATTCCCCATAATGGCCATCGTTTTAAGTATTTTTCTTGGAAAAATCAGTAATCGACAGGTGGCAGCGTCACCATCTGGGTGAACTCTTCATAGTTGACCATCCCGTCTGACTTGACGTGTGCCTCTTTAAACAGCTCATCCACtagacagagaagacagagaagacaTGAACTTGACAAGATAGATCACTGTAAGTGttataagtgttttttttcttgaagttATGGTTTAATCTAATATGCTCTATGACCAGTAAAAATCTAAATAGACTAAGCGCCTTATTATTGGGGATTTCTACTGAATTTAAAAGCTCATAAATGTTTTGAATATGATTAATTCAGCAATTTAACTCTTTTCCAAAAATGGTAACAAAAGACGTAAATTTTACATTGAAACTATTATTAGTGGAAATAATTGTTGCCGTTTTACAGAGATGTTTTACACAGTTGTGCaaagtacttgagtaaagtacctttactttacttgagtaaagtacctttactcaagtaaagtacctttactcaagtgctgtacCTAAGTACAATGTTGAAATACTTGTATTTTCCTTGAGTACTTCCATTACATATGCTgttttatacttctacttcaatacattttagagagaaatattgtacttttttctccactatatttatttatttacagttttagtCACTGGTTACTTTACAGGTTGAGCTTTTGTGAATAAAATATATGAGCAGTTTATGAAGTATAAAGCCttgttatagattaaattaCCCAACAGAgtagctccacctcaaccaactacaacagtaaaatgttacttACATTACTGTGTCAGACACAACAGTACTAGCGCTCACAGGGACTGTTTTTCTGCATGATCTTTTTTgttaatacttttgtacttttacttttgatttaaaATTTTGAATACAGGATTTTTGTCTTGTAAGGTAATATTTTAACCTGTTCTATTGCTACTTAAGTAAAAGGTCAAATTCATTTTGAATGCTTCTTTACTGTAGCTTTGGCATCTCACTTAGTCGTTTAGTTTAAAATCAAGCCAACAAAAGTCTTCTGAATCCTCAACAAACTGGTGTATTAAAGCAACAACTGAATGAGATCATCTCCACTATGGTTGCTTAGAATTGCTACAGTCAGGGTCTGGACAGCCTCAAAGACCTATTGTCTGGTCTTTTAGTATAGTGGCATCACTGTCTGATTCAGTAGTTTGGAAATCCCACAACTTGATGAAAGTCTACCCAGTGGGAAGCAGCTAAGCTTCATTGAATTTAAACTGCTTTATGTGCACAGCGCCCACGCAGCGATTGTGCGCTGACATTATTGTGAATTAAATCTTTATGATGCGTTTAGTCTGGTAACTATGAGTGTCTGTGCTTGCGCTTTAAAAAACAATCCCACAGATTTAACTGAATATCTGCATCCCTGCAGGAGTCCTTCTGCATCAAACTCTCATCTTCAAAAATGTTAGACAACCAATTTTTGATGCTTTGGCTTTTCTCTCATCACAGTCAGTGTTGACACACCAGAAGTACAGAATCCACTGTGTCCTTAAAGACAAACactgttttaacttttaaattatcaaaatattgattCTCACTGCAGGAAAACAATTAAGTATATAGCTCtcaaaaataactcaaaattTCTGCAAGcgtgaaatgaaaatgaaaattggcTGCTGTTCTCGAATGATAACATATCACCAAACGTTTTCTCCAAATAATTAGTGTATGCTTCACTTTAGTTGTAgtgtaacaaacacacaagtaaCATATTTTCAAGGTAGCTATGAATGGGTTAAGAAAAGGCAAACTGCAGTGGATTTAGGGAAGCAGCTTGTGATTCCCAGGGAAGTACTGAGCTCAGCTCTAAAGCCAGACTCACTGTGGTCAGATTCACAGtggattgttttctttgtttggctCACGGTGCCATGGGAAGATGCGGTAAATGGTACTCATGAAAGGAGAAAGCTcaaatgtgctgtataaatcagcagcagcagaggtaGGCTGAGCTAGAAGCCATTCTTTTGACTGAAATATGTATTGATTTTTAGTCATTTCATGATTCCAGCCATCAGTTCCTGTCTTATCTAATGTAaacaagtaaaaacagaaaCCCCCAAAACCCCAATCCATCTTTACAAATTCCATTTTTCACCCATGGTAGTTTACCATTTGATATTCACTGCAGTCAGAAACTATTAGGACGGaggtttttcattattttggcTCTGGTCCGGCACATATTCAGGTTTAAGAGTCTTTGGGGGTGTTCACATCCATGTTGGATTCATGTTACTTTTTACTTTGAGGGATGTATAAAAAGTGAGATTGTTAgtattgaattaaattaaattaattcaatttaacttaaattaaagctgagagTCAGAACTTTAACCTCAtagtcattgtttcatttcaaatccagCGTGTTACAAAGCCAAACTAAAACTGTACAGTAACTCTGAACTAAACATCCATGTTCTACTTTGAATTATATAACAATGGGTAATAATACTGCATACTGTGTATTATAAAAAGTAGCCTTTACAAGTTTTTGCTCTTAGCTTAGTATCTATACAGCAACTTGGTTGTTTTCTGTAGCCTGTTTGCAGCTAGATGTGAAAAACAGCTTGCACATTCTGCAGATTTTCCTCTTGAGATTGCTCTTTTGTTAGAATCAGCATTTACAATACTTTACCTTCTTTGTTAGTAAGCTTCTCTCCTAACATGGTGAGCTTGGCTCGGAGCTCGGATGCCTGGATGTATCCTTTCTTCTGCTTGTCTGTCATCCTCAAGGCCTCCAGGATTTCTGCCTTAGGGTCTTCCTGTTGCATCTGTCTATGCATCATGGTGAGGAACATGGAGAAGTCCAGCTCACCTTTCTTTTCTAAACACGAATGCAGCACAAGTGAGGTCAAAGGAATCTCGTCAAATAACCATGAAACAAAGATGACTGAGTTTTGTTTGAGTTAGTTTCATTTTGAGGGGACGGaatattaaaaatacttaaaattcaCATTAGAGACTTTTGGAAAAGGATCTCTTCCTTGTCGCTCTTTGTGTGGTTTCTCCTTTTACTCCCtgtttaaaaacttttttgtagtttttccttatctgaaTCAAGGATAAGGATAGAAGGTATTGTATGTTGTACAGATTATAAAGTCCATCCTTGagacaaatttgtgatttttagctaaataaataaaactagcACACATTTTCTATACAAGTAAATCAACAGATTTCTCTGCTGTTTATCCCCACAGTCATTTTATAAtttctaattgttttattttataattgacTCAATATGATAATAAAACTTTGTACTCACGGTTTTATAATAACCTATTAATATAATTTAGtgtgaataaaacagaaatagctgttttaaaaagagctgcaacgattagctGTTTAAttgataaacagaaaattaatcagcaactatttttataatcaattaatcgttcaggtcatttttcaaacagaaatgccaaatatttggtggttccagtttctcaaatgtgaaaacttgctgcttttactcattttacattttagtaaatttttagattttggacagttggtcGGACAACACTTTGTGCCCGAGGAAATTTTTTCCTGATGTTTTTAAGTATTCATCGAAaactgcagattaatcgataataaaaataattgtttgttgcagccctagttaAAGTCTCTTTAACCACCGTCCAAATCAACCATACTCAGTACTGAATAGTTAAAAACACACTCTGATTCAAACTTAACAGTTAGTTTTTGTGTTGTGCTTTACCGATTTTGTGAACTTGGAGATGTCTTTGGATTTCTCCAAACGTGGGGCTTGTACCCAGGCAGCGCATAACTGTGATCAGGTCCTGAGCATCAATCTTTCCCTTTTGTTTCTTGTCATACAAGGAGAAGCACTCCTTGAATTCTGCAAGGGAAATTGGAAAAGCACTGAATCGCATCACtatagtttattttgttgtgttattgAGTGAGAACATTTTCAATATAGTTTATCCATCAAACAATAGCAGGTTAACTTATAATACACTAGCATTACTTCACTGGAAGTAATAAGACTGAAGATCAGACTTTGATCCTTATGTACTCTCATAGAGCAAATAAGGATCTGTATGTTTCTATTTCACCATCTAATGGTTGTGAAATAATAAAGAGCATATTAAAAATAGGGATTAACAAACAGTACCTTtcaaacatgaataaatcatagtaatagacagaaaacaacatgcAGTGTTGTGGAGTACTCTTACCGTTGATTTGAACTGGTGTGAAGAATTTAGCCTGTAAGATGACAATAGTATGGTGTAGGCAAGTTCACAGAAATTGCTGATacataagaaaatatatttttacaaaaaggcttaatgggggaaaaaaaaatgttgctcttACCATTTTTGTAGCGCCTTTGTTTCTTTCCAGGAAGCAGAGAGTTGTCTGTAAGCTGCGTCACCTGTCCCTCCACCTCTGTTTAAAGTCCACCACCTGTAAGCCTCGACGTAATTTAATATGTGTTGCTGTGGAAACGCAGATACCAGATCCACAGCACTGCATTGTCCTTTCCCTTTACCCCTAACCCGTAACTCTTCCAATAGAAGGAAGGGACCGATTATTACCAGTCAATAACATGTATAAGTTTTCTCTACTAACAGTTGATTTTGAGCACATTCTGTGTTAAATAAGAAAAGgtaagagcaagaaaaaaacaaacagtgatagCCACCGACTAGAAGGTcgatttcatcattttaattaagatatgagaacaaatataaaatttaacGTGTGAGGAACCAGTGACTAAAACAGCAATGCTACAGTATTTTCCAAGCAACAAATTGATCTAAGAAATCGGAACAGcacaaaacattaacacaattaaacattaaatacaaacacaataaagatCTTCACTCAACATGTCaaagaaaatcaagaaaataacaagtCATCAGTTAAATTCTggtgaataaaaaaagagtttcaTTGGCTTCCTTGACTTTTGAACAAtgtaaaatgactgtaaaaGTGGACGTAACTTACAAACAGCATGTCAAAATCATGCAATA includes these proteins:
- the LOC122984313 gene encoding calmodulin-like protein 4, producing MAKFFTPVQINEFKECFSLYDKKQKGKIDAQDLITVMRCLGTSPTFGEIQRHLQVHKIEKKGELDFSMFLTMMHRQMQQEDPKAEILEALRMTDKQKKGYIQASELRAKLTMLGEKLTNKEVDELFKEAHVKSDGMVNYEEFTQMVTLPPVDY